In Limnohabitans sp. INBF002, one genomic interval encodes:
- a CDS encoding Crp/Fnr family transcriptional regulator — translation MVIERLKAMLFKRNHGYTEVKMRSEKAKAIDVSSVHDKVDVQAFDTLYFMNLGLLKRINLISNGRESTIDVIFDGDWVGFDGIPIGCYSCTAISLGSGRAWSIRYDDLLRASGYEPALIQGALTDFSQQLLRRRHSPVSVKALSNDGRVADFLLQWGQSLVAQGREAGPFTMRMTRADLGLLMGLDLEAINRALSNLAFHGAIEFEGEDRSDICVPSLTGLKGFIQSDITFSRVVWQ, via the coding sequence TTGGTCATCGAACGTTTGAAAGCTATGCTTTTCAAACGGAATCATGGCTACACCGAGGTAAAGATGAGATCAGAAAAAGCAAAGGCAATCGACGTATCTAGCGTTCATGACAAGGTCGATGTGCAAGCCTTCGACACGCTTTATTTCATGAACCTTGGGCTTCTGAAAAGAATCAACCTGATTTCAAATGGCCGTGAAAGCACCATTGACGTCATCTTCGATGGCGACTGGGTTGGGTTTGATGGCATCCCGATTGGCTGCTACAGCTGCACGGCGATTTCTTTGGGTTCAGGCAGGGCGTGGTCTATTCGTTATGACGATTTGTTGCGCGCAAGTGGTTACGAGCCTGCGTTGATTCAAGGTGCTTTGACTGATTTCAGTCAGCAATTGCTAAGGCGGCGTCATTCGCCGGTTTCTGTGAAAGCACTGTCCAACGATGGCCGTGTGGCTGATTTCTTACTCCAATGGGGGCAGTCTTTGGTGGCGCAGGGACGTGAGGCGGGGCCATTCACCATGCGTATGACGCGTGCGGACCTTGGGCTTTTGATGGGGCTGGACTTAGAAGCCATCAATCGTGCACTGTCGAACTTGGCATTCCATGGGGCGATTGAGTTTGAGGGGGAAGACCGAAGTGACATCTGTGTGCCAAGTCTCACAGGGCTTAAAGGGTTCATTCAAAGCGACATCACATTCTCACGCGTTGTATGGCAATGA
- a CDS encoding phosphoribosyltransferase family protein — protein MDQMAYQMAGFVREKNHKMLILGVRRRGAPLADLLAQRMTALCGLPAPARFDLLVKRYADDLTLLHPKTLLAEDASNVNLDLSDTCVWVVDDVLYTGHSLLKVLEYLMAKQPASVRFAALVDRGVARFPVHGDVVGVHLDVAPTDIVACHVPPYEPVFQIDLVQPRRAT, from the coding sequence ATGGACCAGATGGCCTACCAAATGGCTGGATTTGTGAGAGAGAAAAACCACAAGATGCTCATTCTTGGCGTGCGCCGTCGAGGCGCGCCATTGGCCGATCTTTTGGCCCAGCGCATGACGGCATTGTGTGGCTTGCCTGCACCCGCACGGTTTGATTTGTTGGTCAAGCGGTATGCCGACGATTTGACCTTGCTTCATCCAAAAACCCTGCTTGCAGAGGATGCGTCAAACGTGAACTTGGATCTGTCTGATACATGCGTTTGGGTGGTTGATGATGTGTTGTACACCGGACATTCTTTGCTCAAGGTGCTTGAGTATTTGATGGCCAAGCAGCCGGCCTCGGTTCGGTTTGCTGCGCTGGTGGATCGCGGCGTTGCGCGATTTCCTGTGCATGGTGATGTTGTCGGGGTTCATTTGGATGTTGCCCCTACAGACATTGTGGCGTGTCATGTGCCGCCTTATGAGCCCGTGTTTCAAATCGATTTGGTTCAGCCTAGGCGCGCGACATGA